The following DNA comes from Nitrospirota bacterium.
GCGCTGGACAAAGAACCGGTTTGACCTGCTTAATCTCTGCCTTGGCACACTTGAGATCAGAAACAATATGGCCCTGATCCATGTCACCCGGGAGATGTTCACGAAGACGGGGACTGTCGAGGCAGACACCGAGAATTTCGCCAATGTTCCGCGCATGATCGATTCGGTTGCAATATCAGCGCTGATCAGGGAGACCGATAATGGCCGCTGGAAAGTAAGCATGAGATCAAAGGGACAGGCCAATGTTGCAAAAATTGCGGCTGCATATGGCGGAGGCGGGCACAGGAATGCTGCAGGCTTCAGGATCAAAACAGACCTGTCTTCGCTGAAAACAACTCTCTTTGCTGCCGGCAATGATGTTCTGCTGAAGAAATGAAGCAAAAGAGCATCCCAATAGAATCTTTCTGAATTGCCCCCTAACTCATCATTTCCATGAACATCATCATCAATTTAAACAAGCCTAAAGGAATAACCTCTCAGCAGGCGGTTACGAGGGTAAAGAAGCAGCTGGGAGCTGGAAAAGCCGGCCACACCGGCACGCTTGACCCCATGGCAACCGGGGTTCTGCTCGTATGCCTGAACGAAGCAACGAAGGTCAGCCGCTTTCTTCTTGATAAAGACAAAACCTATCATGCAAGGCTTAAGCTCGGCGAAAGAACAGATACCCTTGATGCAGACGGCAGGCTCATAGAAACGCGGGCGGTGCCGTCTTTTACTGCGGAACAAATTGTCAATGTTGCGGAGCAGTTCATCGGCAGGATAATGCAGAAGCCGCCCATGTATTCAGCGATTAAACGTAACGGCCAGCCTCTTTATCGGCTTGCCCGGCAAGGCATAGAAGTGGAACGGGCGGAACGGCCTGTTGAGATCTACGATATCAAACTCTTACAGATAGATATCCCCTATGTTGAGATAGCTGTTTCCTGCTCAAAAGGGACCTACATACGTACGCTCTGCGATGACATCGGTCTCGCGCTCGGCACCGGGGCTCATATCACTGCGCTTGACAGAACAGGCATCGGCATCTTTACGATCGACTCATCAGTGACCTTCGACAGACTGGGCCAGGGAATTCCCGATGACTCTCCGTGCGTGTCGTCCATAGACCGTGCACTTGCTGATCTGCCGGAGGTTATGCTTGATGAAACTGACTTCAAGAAAGCCAGAAACGGCATATCTCCCGGCAGGGACCTTGCCATGGGATTCCCTGACAATATCTACTGCAGATTGAGTGATCCATCCGGATCTCTGTTCGGGATTGGTATAACAAAAAATGAAAGAATTATCATCGAAAGAAACCTTAATTTATAATTTTAAGGGCATTTCTTAAACCATTTTCTCAGGGTTTAGTTTGAACTCTCTGAAATAAATACAAATAAAATGCTTGACAAGAGCTTTTTTTTCTGGTATTCATAAGGCATGTTTTTTAGCGCAAAAGGATCAGTTGGACTGGATATCGGCTCCAGTTATGTCAAAGCGGTGAAGCTCAAGGAGTTAAAGGGAGGATATGAGCTTGAGCTCTGTCATCTCCATTCGCTGCCGCCTGAACTTATTGTCGACGGTTCGATTATCGACTCTCTGCGCCTTGTTGACTCACTAAAAGAGATGCTCAAAGCAGCAGGGATCAAGTCACAGAATGTTGCCATTTCCATTTCAGGCCATTCTTCGGTCATTATCAAGAGAATTTCCCTGCCTGAAATGTCTGAGGAAGAGCTTTCAGAATCGATCAAGTTTGAGGCAGAACAGTATGTGCCCTTTGACATTGAAGATGTCAATCTGGATTTCCAGATCATAGGCCCAAAAGATGAGCCGGGTCAGATGGATGTCATTCTTGTTGCCGTAAAGAAAGACATTATTAATGAATATATCCAGGTGGTCAAAGAAGCCGGCCTTACCCCTGTCGTGGTTGATATTGATTCGTTCGCTCTTGAAAATATGTACGGGATCAACTATGAAATTGAACCCGGCAAGAATGTTGCGCTGCTCAATATCGGAGCAAGTACTATTAATATGAGCATCCTGAAGGGCGGCATATCGGTCTTTACCCGGGACAGTTCTCTGGGCAGCAACCTGCATACCGAGGCCCTGCAGAGAGAATTCAATATCAGTTACGAGGTCGCGGAAAAACTGAAGCGCGGAGAGCCGGTTGAAAACGTGTCACCTGAAGATGCAAATGCGGTGATTGAATCAGCGTCTGAAGAGATCCTCAGCGAGATCAGCCGTTCCTTTGATTACTACAGGAGCACTACGGTACACGAAGATATCGCTGAAGTTATCCTGAGCGGAGGATGCGGCCTTATCAAGAATTTTGCTTCCATGATCACGGAACGTTCGGGTATAGAGACAAAAATTGCTGAGCCGTTCAAAAATATTCGTATTCCAAAGAAACTCGATGCGGGATATATCGAGGAGATAGCCCCTATGATGGCAGTAGCGGTCGGGCTTGCACTCAGAAATCAGGGCGACAGATGATAAAGGTCAATTTACTTTCAGCAACGAAAAAGAAAAAGAAATCGAAGCCTGTCCCGATTTTTTTGATCTATACGGTTCTTCTTACCCTGGCTGTTGGAGCAATAGTCCTCTATATCGCTTACCACTTCAGCTCTGCGGTTTCAGCCAAACAGGCGAAGGTCAAAGAAAACGAAAAAACCATTGCAGCATTAAAAGAGAAGATAAAAGCTGTCGAGGATTTTGAAAAACTGAACAAAACATTTCTGGAGCGCAAAGATATCATTGAAGAGCTGGGGAAAAACAAGACCCTGCCGGTCAAGATACTTGATGAAATTGGCGCGGTTCTTCCTCCCGGAGTCTGGCTGACCAACGCAGATGTCAAGGGGCTGGATGTGTCGCTTTCGTGCGTTGCTTTTACCAATACTGATGTGGTCAATTATGTCAATAATCTGAAGAATTCAAAACTCTTCACGGATGTGTATCTGCAGGAGTCGGTTCAGGCAAAGGCAGCCGCAACTACCGTATACAATTTCAAATTGACATTCAAGGTGAAAGCGTAATATGGCAATCAAGCTTGATATGAAGACCTTGCCTTCTTATGTGAAAATAATCCTGGGTGTGCTCCCGTCGATTATCATAGCG
Coding sequences within:
- the truB gene encoding tRNA pseudouridine(55) synthase TruB; the protein is MNIIINLNKPKGITSQQAVTRVKKQLGAGKAGHTGTLDPMATGVLLVCLNEATKVSRFLLDKDKTYHARLKLGERTDTLDADGRLIETRAVPSFTAEQIVNVAEQFIGRIMQKPPMYSAIKRNGQPLYRLARQGIEVERAERPVEIYDIKLLQIDIPYVEIAVSCSKGTYIRTLCDDIGLALGTGAHITALDRTGIGIFTIDSSVTFDRLGQGIPDDSPCVSSIDRALADLPEVMLDETDFKKARNGISPGRDLAMGFPDNIYCRLSDPSGSLFGIGITKNERIIIERNLNL
- the pilM gene encoding type IV pilus assembly protein PilM; amino-acid sequence: MFFSAKGSVGLDIGSSYVKAVKLKELKGGYELELCHLHSLPPELIVDGSIIDSLRLVDSLKEMLKAAGIKSQNVAISISGHSSVIIKRISLPEMSEEELSESIKFEAEQYVPFDIEDVNLDFQIIGPKDEPGQMDVILVAVKKDIINEYIQVVKEAGLTPVVVDIDSFALENMYGINYEIEPGKNVALLNIGASTINMSILKGGISVFTRDSSLGSNLHTEALQREFNISYEVAEKLKRGEPVENVSPEDANAVIESASEEILSEISRSFDYYRSTTVHEDIAEVILSGGCGLIKNFASMITERSGIETKIAEPFKNIRIPKKLDAGYIEEIAPMMAVAVGLALRNQGDR
- a CDS encoding PilN domain-containing protein; this encodes MIKVNLLSATKKKKKSKPVPIFLIYTVLLTLAVGAIVLYIAYHFSSAVSAKQAKVKENEKTIAALKEKIKAVEDFEKLNKTFLERKDIIEELGKNKTLPVKILDEIGAVLPPGVWLTNADVKGLDVSLSCVAFTNTDVVNYVNNLKNSKLFTDVYLQESVQAKAAATTVYNFKLTFKVKA